In a genomic window of Diabrotica undecimpunctata isolate CICGRU chromosome 2, icDiaUnde3, whole genome shotgun sequence:
- the LOC140433149 gene encoding uncharacterized protein, translating to MDVAQFETVIADYEAIVKELTYELKNIQSEHRQLKEKIPLLVGENQRILEELKQYSSAKQLRESLAEQELIQNLKLQIGLVLNEKEQVTQLWRKANISVEILENELNIYKSDTTEFFPKNEYFRIKEEYEEKIRVLDVQLKAVQKRLESKNLEVKNLLQEATNHSESLKVSDSKITDLNKKISDLEDACEHCSRKCKEKEKLVQKVMDQNSEYKEKIIEAIEVVQAALNEKDASLLREAKIRSEMKKMNDDLDNIIGAIEEKYNKDMTLVKQDAEKRYTDLLDNHKKLQDELNKKILDLEKMQAKNIILQNEIDRFSLGGTGTEESRTSKLLILEKNLESTFQKLLVSEKHNIQVNADLDAVKNDMEQMAAHYERVLKAKDVERLSLQNSINQLESFINEKDLNIKSLSNELERQKDKVNNVSKDFETYVENQNKVITELENKKSESTALYKEHIKELEDEIGIKEKINKKILEETKDVITKFENGIRKLKHELKTIKKENVFLKSELDNNEKKMLYYKDVLQKIAADSNHITSSHTNLQQVQPNLPS from the exons ATGGATGTTGCACAATTCGAG ACTGTAATCGCTGACTATGAAGCAATAGTCAAGGAGTTGACCTACGAACTTAAAAACATACAATCAGAGCATCGACAACTTAAGGAGAAAATACCATTACTTGTTGGCGAAAACCAGAGGATACTAGAAGAACTAAAGCAGTACTCTAGTGCTAAACAACTGAGAGAATCGTTAGCAGAACAAGaattgattcaaaatttaaaactgCAGATCGGTTTGGTGTTAAATGAAAAGGAACAGGTAACTCAGTTATGGCGAAAAGCTAATATATCCGTCGAGATACTTGAAAACGAACTAAACATCTACAAATCTGATACTACTGAATTCTTCCCAAAGAATGAATACTTTAGAATAAAAGAAGAATACGAAGAAAAGATTCGTGTCCTAGATGTTCAACTCAAGGCAGTTCAAAAACGACTAGAAAGCAAAAATTTAGAAGTCAAAAATCTCCTTCAAGAAGCCACAAACCACTCAGAATCCTTAAAAGTCTCAGACAGTAAAATAACAGATTTAAATAAAAAGATTTCTGATCTGGAAGACGCCTGTGAACACTGCAGCAGAAAGTGTAAAGAAAAAGAGAAGCTGGTACAGAAAGTCATGGATCAAAATAgcgaatataaagaaaaaataattgaagCAATTGAAGTTGTCCAGGCTGCTCTAAACGAAAAAGATGCATCGCTGCTGAGGGAAGCCAAAATACGTAGTGAGATGAAGAAGATGAATGATGATTTGGACAATATCATCGGAGCtatagaagaaaaatataataaagatatGACTTTAGTTAAACAAGACGCCGAAAAAAGATATACAGACCTTCTAGATAACCATAAAAAACTACAAgacgaattaaataaaaaaatattagatcTAGAAAAGATGCAAGCAAAAAATATAATCTTGCAAAACGAAATTGATAGGTTTTCTTTAGGAGGAACTGGTACAGAAGAAAGCAGAACATCGAAGTtattaatattagaaaaaaactTGGAATCCACGTTTCAAAAATTACTTGTGTCTGAAAAACACAACATTCAAGTAAACGCAGACCTTGATGCTGTTAAAAACGATATGGAACAGATGGCAGCACACTATGAAAGAGTTTTAAAAGCCAAGGATGTCGAGAGGTTAAGTTTACAAAATTCTATCAACCAATTGGAGTCTTTCATTAACGAAAAAGatttaaacataaaaagtttGAGTAATGAATTAGAACGACAAAAAGACAAAGTGAATAATGTTTCAAAAGACTTTGAAACGTACGTTGAAAATCAAAACAAAGTAATTACTGaacttgaaaataaaaaaagtgaatCCACAGCTTTATATAAAGAACATATTAAGGAACTTGAAGATGAAATTggcataaaagaaaaaataaacaagaagaTATTGGAAGAAACTAAAGATGTTATAACGAAATTTGAAAATGGCATAAGAAAACTGAAACATGAACTAAAAACGATCAAAAAAGAAAACGTGTTTTTAAAATCTGAGTTGGATAATAACGAGAAGAAAATGCTGTATTACAAAGATGTATTACAAAAAATAGCAGCAGATAGCAACCACATTACGTCTTCTCACACTAACCTCCAACAAGTGCAGCCTAACCTGCCCAGCTGA